The uncultured Dysgonomonas sp. genome contains the following window.
AACCTGCCTCTGTAATCCTTCAAAATAATATAACAATGAGCGATCAGAATATATCAAAAGAAGTATTGGCGGCGATAGCACTGGCTATATATGACACACAGCATCAGCATGATATAGAAAGCAATGTGCTTACTATAAAACATGTATCGAAAGATTATTTGCCTTGGGCCGACAAAAGGGAGGCTATGCTTCAAATGCCAATAAGAAAATAAAATTCGGAAAACATCATGAAACAATTCATATACAGAATCAACGGCCAGGAATATATCGTAGCCGTAAACAAAATGGAGGGTGACCTTGCAGAAGTAGCTGTAAACGGAACTAACTACAAGGTAGAGTTGGTAAACAGCGACGAGGATGTAAACTTTGTTGCCCGTCCTGCTGCGAAAGCGGTACCAGCGCCAGCAGCAGCGCCAAAAGCAACAGCAGCTGCCCCAAGTGCAAACAAGCCTGCCGGAGGCGGTGCAGGTACAGTGAAATCACCACTACCGGGTATCGTTATCGGAGTTCAGGTAAATGTGGGCGATGAAGTGAAAAAAGGCCAGACAGTAGCTATGCTTGAAGCCATGAAAATGGAAAATGCTATACAGGCACCAGTAGATGGTAAAGTAACTGAAATATATGTCAACGCAGGTGACTCTGTGCTTGAAGGCGTAGCCTTATTGGCAATAGGATAAAGAAAAATATCCCCAAATATGTAAAGAACACTGTATAATTTTATCTATACAGTGTTCTTGCTTTATGACCGGTCTCTATCCTGTAAAAGTAAGACTTGCTCTTTGACATCAATATTCATATGTTTGAGGAAAATATCCTGTAACAATGCAAGTTCTTTTTTATAAATTGTTTTTTTCCTCTGGGCAAAATACAGCGTATTTTCTATTGGAGTGAAACCTTCCCACACAAGTTGGATATTTCCTTCTTCCAACTGCTTACGGCATAAAAAATCCGGAATAACAGCAAAACCTTCCTTACCCGATATGCAACGTATAATCGAACTCATATTAGGTACAATATAGTTTGGCTTAAAATCGGGCCTTTTCTTGAAATTATGCAACCAAAAATTGCGGAGATGTTCCATATCGCCTGTTGTTCCAAACCAGGCCTGTTTATTCAGCCAGTCTTCAGCAGTTTTGGTATTACGGGTATTCACTGCCTCTGAGAATCCCGATACATCGCTCTTACTTCCGGCTATCAGTATCAGCCGCTCTTTGGAAAAAGGGGTGTACTGGATATTAAAGGTTTCATCTTTTTGCGGCGAAATCACAAAATCGAGCAGGCCTTTATCCAGATCATTCAGCATATCCTGATACACTCCAAACTTTGTAATAAGATTGAAAGGCAGTTTACTGATAAAAGGCTCGAGCACATACTGAAATGTTTCGAAACACATACCGATACTTACACTCGGCCTACCAGAATCTGCATTCCTGTAAAAATGCCCTTCGGCTTCCTCCAGTTTCTTCACGGCATCCACAATGGAATTATAGAGCATATTTCCGTATTCTGTCGGCAACATCTTACGTGTCCCCCTGTCGAATAGCTTATTTCCAATATGTGCTTCCAATGAATTCAGATGAAGACTGACTCCTGGCTGCGATATATAGAGCTTGTTGGCAGCCGAGGTTAATGAACCGGTTTCATATATTGCTTTAAATGTTCTGAACCATTCCAGATTTACCATAATATTTATTCATCATAATTATGATACAAATATATAATTTATATTATTTTATTTATCGATAAAAAGGTTATAATTTTGTAGCAGAAAATTAAAAATGAAAAATAATTATGAAAAAAATATTTGTAATAAATGGAGCGCCAAAGTTTGCTCATTCG
Protein-coding sequences here:
- a CDS encoding LysR family transcriptional regulator; translated protein: MVNLEWFRTFKAIYETGSLTSAANKLYISQPGVSLHLNSLEAHIGNKLFDRGTRKMLPTEYGNMLYNSIVDAVKKLEEAEGHFYRNADSGRPSVSIGMCFETFQYVLEPFISKLPFNLITKFGVYQDMLNDLDKGLLDFVISPQKDETFNIQYTPFSKERLILIAGSKSDVSGFSEAVNTRNTKTAEDWLNKQAWFGTTGDMEHLRNFWLHNFKKRPDFKPNYIVPNMSSIIRCISGKEGFAVIPDFLCRKQLEEGNIQLVWEGFTPIENTLYFAQRKKTIYKKELALLQDIFLKHMNIDVKEQVLLLQDRDRS
- a CDS encoding biotin/lipoyl-containing protein, yielding MKQFIYRINGQEYIVAVNKMEGDLAEVAVNGTNYKVELVNSDEDVNFVARPAAKAVPAPAAAPKATAAAPSANKPAGGGAGTVKSPLPGIVIGVQVNVGDEVKKGQTVAMLEAMKMENAIQAPVDGKVTEIYVNAGDSVLEGVALLAIG